The Camelus ferus isolate YT-003-E chromosome 4, BCGSAC_Cfer_1.0, whole genome shotgun sequence genome has a segment encoding these proteins:
- the PLIN2 gene encoding perilipin-2 isoform X4, with amino-acid sequence MRQINRGRSNKSLITDFVSSGRKMAPQPNVVTRVANLPLVSSAYDLVSMAYVSTKDQYPCLKSVCEMAEKGVKTITSVAMTSALPIIQKLEPQLAVANTYACKGLDRIEEKLPVLNQPTKQVVASAKGAMTGAKDAVTTSVTGAKDSLASTITGVVDKTKGAVTGSVEKTKSVVNDSINTVLGSRVMQLVNSGVENALTKSELLVDQYLPLTQEELEKEAKKVEGFDMVQKPSYYIRLGYLSTKLRSRAYQQALSRVKEAKQKSQEVISQLHSTVNLIEFARKNVHSANQKIQDAQDKLFLSWVEWKRSTGYDDADESHCAEDIESRTLTIARNLTQQLQTTSHTLLSPLRGLPQNIQDQANHLAVMAGNIYSVFHNAASFKEVSESLLASSKGQLQKMKVSLDDVMDYLVNNTPLNWLVSYNVGCPISTVAIRYLISLS; translated from the exons ATTTCGTCTCTTCAGGCAGAAAAATGGCACCACAACCG AATGTGGTGACAAGGGTGGCCAACTTGCCCTTGGTGAGCTCCGCTTATGACCTTGTCTCCATGGCTTACGTCAGTACAAAGGATCAGTATCCCTGCTTGAAGTCTGTGTGTGAGATGGCAGAGAAGGGCGTGAAGACCATCACCTCGGTGGCCATGACGAGTGCTCTGCCTATCATCCAAAAGCTGGAGCCACAAC TTGCTGTTGCCAATACCTATGCCTGCAAGGGGCTGGACAGGATTGAGGAGAAACTGCCTGTTCTGAATCAGCCAACAAAACAG GTTGTTGCCAGTGCCAAAGGTGCTATGACTGGGGCGAAAGATGCTGTGACGACTTCTGTGACCGGGGCCAAGGATTCCTTGGCCAGCACAATCACTGGGGTGGTGGACAAGACCAAAGGAGCAGTGACAGGCAGTGTGGAGAAAACCAAGTCTGTGGTCAATGACAGTATCAACACAGTCCTGGGAAGTCGGGTGATGCAGCTGGTGAACAGTGGAGTAGAAAATGCGCTCACCAAATCAGAGCTCCTGGTAGACCAGTACCTCCCTCTCACCCAGGAAGAACTAG aaaaagaagccaaaaaagtGGAAGGATTTGATATGGTTCAGAAACCAAGTTATTATATTAGACTGGGATACCTGTCTACCAAACTCCGCTCTCGGGCCTACCAGCAGGCCCTCAGCAGGGTTAAAGAAGCTAAGCAAAAAAGCCAAGAGGTCATTTCCCAGCTCCATTCCACTGTCAACCTG ATTGAATTTGCCAGGAAGAACGTGCATAGTGCCAACCAGAAAATTCAGGATGCTCAGGATAAGCTCTTCCTCTCCTGGGTGGAGTGGAAGAGAAGCACTGGCTATGATGATGCAGACGAATCCCACTGTGCTGAG GACATAGAGTCACGTACTCTCACTATTGCCCGCAACCTGACTCAGCAGCTCCAGACCACGTCCCACACGCTCCTGTCCCCCCTCCGAGGGTTACCACAGAACATCCAAGACCAGGCCAACCACTTGGCGGTGATGGCTGGCAACATCTACTCAGTGTTTCACAATGCTGCCTCCTTTAAGGAAGTGTCTGAAAGCCTCCTCGCTTCCAGCAAAGGACAGCTGCAGAAAATGAAGGTGTCCTTAGATGATGTGATGGATTATCTTGTTAACAACACGCCCCTCAACTGGCTG
- the PLIN2 gene encoding perilipin-2 isoform X2, translated as MRQINRGRSNKSLITDFVSSGRKMAPQPNVVTRVANLPLVSSAYDLVSMAYVSTKDQYPCLKSVCEMAEKGVKTITSVAMTSALPIIQKLEPQLAVANTYACKGLDRIEEKLPVLNQPTKQVVASAKGAMTGAKDAVTTSVTGAKDSLASTITGVVDKTKGAVTGSVEKTKSVVNDSINTVLGSRVMQLVNSGVENALTKSELLVDQYLPLTQEELEKEAKKVEGFDMVQKPSYYIRLGYLSTKLRSRAYQQALSRVKEAKQKSQEVISQLHSTVNLIEFARKNVHSANQKIQDAQDKLFLSWVEWKRSTGYDDADESHCAEDIESRTLTIARNLTQQLQTTSHTLLSPLRGLPQNIQDQANHLAVMAGNIYSVFHNAASFKEVSESLLASSKGQLQKMKVSLDDVMDYLVNNTPLNWLVGPFYPQLIESQNAQARGAENTTSQEAQQPEHKTH; from the exons ATTTCGTCTCTTCAGGCAGAAAAATGGCACCACAACCG AATGTGGTGACAAGGGTGGCCAACTTGCCCTTGGTGAGCTCCGCTTATGACCTTGTCTCCATGGCTTACGTCAGTACAAAGGATCAGTATCCCTGCTTGAAGTCTGTGTGTGAGATGGCAGAGAAGGGCGTGAAGACCATCACCTCGGTGGCCATGACGAGTGCTCTGCCTATCATCCAAAAGCTGGAGCCACAAC TTGCTGTTGCCAATACCTATGCCTGCAAGGGGCTGGACAGGATTGAGGAGAAACTGCCTGTTCTGAATCAGCCAACAAAACAG GTTGTTGCCAGTGCCAAAGGTGCTATGACTGGGGCGAAAGATGCTGTGACGACTTCTGTGACCGGGGCCAAGGATTCCTTGGCCAGCACAATCACTGGGGTGGTGGACAAGACCAAAGGAGCAGTGACAGGCAGTGTGGAGAAAACCAAGTCTGTGGTCAATGACAGTATCAACACAGTCCTGGGAAGTCGGGTGATGCAGCTGGTGAACAGTGGAGTAGAAAATGCGCTCACCAAATCAGAGCTCCTGGTAGACCAGTACCTCCCTCTCACCCAGGAAGAACTAG aaaaagaagccaaaaaagtGGAAGGATTTGATATGGTTCAGAAACCAAGTTATTATATTAGACTGGGATACCTGTCTACCAAACTCCGCTCTCGGGCCTACCAGCAGGCCCTCAGCAGGGTTAAAGAAGCTAAGCAAAAAAGCCAAGAGGTCATTTCCCAGCTCCATTCCACTGTCAACCTG ATTGAATTTGCCAGGAAGAACGTGCATAGTGCCAACCAGAAAATTCAGGATGCTCAGGATAAGCTCTTCCTCTCCTGGGTGGAGTGGAAGAGAAGCACTGGCTATGATGATGCAGACGAATCCCACTGTGCTGAG GACATAGAGTCACGTACTCTCACTATTGCCCGCAACCTGACTCAGCAGCTCCAGACCACGTCCCACACGCTCCTGTCCCCCCTCCGAGGGTTACCACAGAACATCCAAGACCAGGCCAACCACTTGGCGGTGATGGCTGGCAACATCTACTCAGTGTTTCACAATGCTGCCTCCTTTAAGGAAGTGTCTGAAAGCCTCCTCGCTTCCAGCAAAGGACAGCTGCAGAAAATGAAGGTGTCCTTAGATGATGTGATGGATTATCTTGTTAACAACACGCCCCTCAACTGGCTGGTAGGTCCCTTTTATCCTCAGCTGATCGAGTCTCAGAATGCTCAGGCTCGAGGTGCAGAGAACACAACCAGCCAAGAGGCTCAGCAGCCTGAGCACAAAACACATTAA